The Chryseolinea soli nucleotide sequence GCAGTGTATTCTTTAAAGTTTAAAAGCTTATAGCATGAAAGGAAAATTATTGATCCTGCTCTTCCTTTTTTGGGGACGGGCACTCGCACAGTCAACTCCGGAAACCTACCCCGTCGACCCCGCGTCGGAGGAACACGCCGGCGTGCCAAAAGGGGAGATCCTGAAGTTCACCTTTGAGGACTCCAAGCTATTTCCCGGCACGACGCGAGAGATCAGCCTGTATATTCCTGCCCAGTACAAAGGCGATAAGCCCGCTTGTGTTTATGTTAACCAGGACGGCATCCAGTGGAAAGCGCCGACCGTTTTTGACAACCTCATTGCCAAAAACGAAATGCCTGTCACCATCGGTGTTTTTGTTACGCCGGGAAAAGTATTGGCTCAGAACAAAGAGGCGCTTGATCGTTTCAATAGAAGCTTTGAATATGATGGGTTGGGAGACAAGTACGGGCGATTTTTGTTGGATGAGGTTTTTCCCTTTGTCGAGCGTCAGAAGGCAACCGATGGCAGGCCGATACGTCTTTCGCATAATGGCAACGACAGGGCTATTGGCGGGTCCAGCAGCGGGGCGGTTTGTGCCTTCACCGTGGCCTGGATGTTGCCCGATGAATTTTCAAGAGTATTCAGTGCCATCGGCACCTATGTTGGGCTGCGCGGGGCGGACCGTTATGATATTTTAGTCAGAAAACACGAGCCCAAGCCCCTACGCATCTTTATGCAGGATGGGTCCGGCGATCTCAATATCTATGCAGGCGATTGGTGGAAAGCCAATGAATCGATGGAGCGGGCGTTGACCTTTGCCGGCTACGATGTCAACCACGTCTGGGGCAGTGGGGGCCACAATGGCCTTCAGGGCACATCGGTTTTTCCGGAGGCGATGCGATGGCTGTGGAGAGATTATCCTAAACCGATCCGGGGGGGACAAAGCAAAAACCAATTTCTGGTGGATATTCTTCCAGTCGAAGACAAAGGCTGGGAATTGGTGGGCGAGAACTATGGATTCACAGAGGGCATCGCGGTGAATGCCAAGGGCGAAGTTTTTTTTCAAGACATCCCCAACGCAAAAACGTATAAGATAGGTCCGAACGGCAAACCGGAAGTGTATCTCGCCGATTCAAAAAAAGCAAGCGGCACAACGTTCTCCGCTGCCGGCGACATGCTCACGATCACCGGCGGATGGTCCGAGCCGCCCACAAAGGAAGTCCATCAATACAAGACACCGGGCGGCTATACGGTCGTGGCCGCGGAAACACCGGGCAATGATATCACCCTTTCGTTTAGCGGGAACATCTATGTCACGTCGCCCGACGGCAGGGAGCGGCCCAGTAAATTGTATCTCATCAAACCCCAGGG carries:
- a CDS encoding SMP-30/gluconolactonase/LRE family protein — its product is MKGKLLILLFLFWGRALAQSTPETYPVDPASEEHAGVPKGEILKFTFEDSKLFPGTTREISLYIPAQYKGDKPACVYVNQDGIQWKAPTVFDNLIAKNEMPVTIGVFVTPGKVLAQNKEALDRFNRSFEYDGLGDKYGRFLLDEVFPFVERQKATDGRPIRLSHNGNDRAIGGSSSGAVCAFTVAWMLPDEFSRVFSAIGTYVGLRGADRYDILVRKHEPKPLRIFMQDGSGDLNIYAGDWWKANESMERALTFAGYDVNHVWGSGGHNGLQGTSVFPEAMRWLWRDYPKPIRGGQSKNQFLVDILPVEDKGWELVGENYGFTEGIAVNAKGEVFFQDIPNAKTYKIGPNGKPEVYLADSKKASGTTFSAAGDMLTITGGWSEPPTKEVHQYKTPGGYTVVAAETPGNDITLSFSGNIYVTSPDGRERPSKLYLIKPQGEKSIVDEGLKFANGLCLSPDQTQLYVTESATHWVWVYQIQPDGTLSHKQKYGWLHVRDEDENAWSDGLKCDRDGRIYVTSLSGIQVMDQLGRVNAILPVPKSKGQVSNLCFGGPDFDTLYITCHDKVFRRKVKVKGANNFDKPIKPGNPKL